One Pullulanibacillus sp. KACC 23026 DNA segment encodes these proteins:
- a CDS encoding GNAT family N-acetyltransferase — protein MIIIEKNDLRIRWLDEIDIPSLTKWLADPAVLEYYEGRDHPFNEELVRETFFKEGDDTSRCLLDWQGSPIGYMQYYLIDDEECSLYGYTGLDETIYGMDQFIGEPSYWNKGFGTQAVNMLVGYLIHSHGADRVVLDPRVENGRAIRCYEKCGFQKVKLLPKREQHEGELHDCLLMEYRPMS, from the coding sequence ATGATTATAATCGAAAAGAACGATCTTCGAATTCGATGGCTGGATGAAATTGATATTCCGAGTCTTACAAAATGGTTAGCCGATCCTGCTGTTTTAGAGTATTATGAGGGACGTGATCACCCTTTTAATGAGGAACTAGTGAGAGAGACGTTTTTCAAAGAAGGGGATGACACTAGTCGTTGTTTACTCGATTGGCAGGGGTCACCGATTGGATACATGCAATATTATTTAATTGATGATGAGGAATGCTCTCTTTATGGATATACGGGTTTGGATGAAACGATTTATGGAATGGACCAATTTATTGGCGAACCAAGCTATTGGAATAAAGGCTTTGGAACACAGGCGGTGAACATGTTGGTGGGTTACTTAATTCATTCCCACGGCGCTGACCGGGTCGTACTCGATCCGCGGGTTGAAAATGGGAGAGCCATCCGTTGTTATGAAAAATGCGGATTTCAAAAAGTGAAGCTTCTACCAAAACGTGAGCAGCATGAAGGAGAGCTGCACGATTGTCTGCTAATGGAATATCGGCCAATGTCCTAA
- a CDS encoding DUF4395 domain-containing protein — MGIPRPLVRTNQWFIVITALAGVFITPFILILPFVIGVLTLIFKKNPIILLSKKFLKKPLASYIMEDKDQQLFNQWIATICLGLSLAFYALNIPVVGIIFSIMVILAAGIAIMGYCIGCTIRFRYKMWRYHRQEARAK; from the coding sequence ATGGGTATTCCTAGACCGCTCGTTCGGACCAATCAATGGTTTATTGTCATTACGGCTCTTGCCGGCGTTTTTATCACTCCCTTTATTTTAATCCTGCCTTTTGTCATAGGCGTTTTGACACTTATATTCAAGAAAAATCCAATCATCCTTCTATCTAAAAAGTTTCTAAAAAAACCATTAGCTTCTTACATTATGGAGGATAAAGATCAGCAGTTGTTTAATCAGTGGATTGCCACCATTTGTTTAGGACTCTCTCTCGCCTTTTATGCTCTGAACATTCCAGTGGTTGGCATTATTTTCAGTATCATGGTGATTTTGGCTGCAGGTATTGCCATAATGGGTTACTGCATCGGCTGTACAATTCGCTTCCGCTATAAAATGTGGCGTTACCACCGCCAGGAAGCACGCGCAAAATGA
- a CDS encoding NUDIX domain-containing protein, producing MEECFDIYTEEREWIGQATRREVHEKGYWHQTFHCWVLHQTDQGTYLLLQLRHPTKDTHPNQLDVSCAGHLSAGETVKEGIRELKEELGLEVAFDDLHPLGMYKGSDEGTDGIRDNEFCHVFLYVRDSEPLEDYQPQLDEVSGLFLIEVDELRQVMEHSVQPVQVQGFTWDDTGKKALSEKSITLSDLVNKGETYYQLLFNYLNESVIGTSQED from the coding sequence GTGGAAGAATGCTTTGATATTTATACGGAGGAAAGGGAATGGATCGGTCAGGCGACGCGAAGAGAGGTCCACGAGAAGGGGTATTGGCATCAAACCTTTCACTGTTGGGTTCTGCATCAAACTGACCAGGGCACTTATTTGCTTCTCCAATTGCGCCATCCGACTAAAGATACGCACCCAAATCAATTAGATGTGAGCTGTGCCGGGCATTTATCTGCAGGTGAAACGGTAAAAGAGGGAATTCGAGAACTGAAAGAAGAGTTGGGGCTTGAGGTCGCATTTGATGACTTACATCCACTAGGCATGTATAAGGGGTCGGATGAAGGGACAGACGGCATTAGAGATAATGAGTTTTGTCACGTCTTTCTTTATGTTAGAGATTCGGAGCCTCTTGAAGACTATCAGCCTCAGTTAGATGAGGTGAGCGGGCTATTTCTGATCGAGGTAGATGAACTGAGACAGGTGATGGAACATTCCGTTCAACCGGTACAAGTCCAAGGATTTACATGGGATGACACAGGCAAGAAGGCACTCTCTGAAAAATCGATCACCCTTTCTGATCTAGTTAATAAGGGTGAAACTTATTATCAATTATTATTTAATTATCTTAACGAGTCTGTGATAGGGACGAGCCAGGAGGATTGA
- a CDS encoding zinc ribbon domain-containing protein codes for MADDKDEKILCYRCGYSADKGDKHCVLCGAPLENLCMDEPGLVHSGCGAKNDPHAAFCKKCGHPTLFHHHGIVTPHPSASGIKTFPFGGFSQPNGGPQAPLNQG; via the coding sequence ATGGCAGACGATAAAGATGAAAAAATCCTATGTTACCGCTGCGGGTATTCTGCCGATAAAGGTGATAAACACTGCGTATTGTGCGGTGCTCCTTTAGAAAATCTTTGCATGGATGAACCTGGACTCGTCCATAGCGGGTGCGGTGCGAAAAATGACCCCCATGCTGCTTTCTGTAAAAAATGTGGTCATCCTACACTGTTCCACCATCATGGTATTGTAACCCCTCATCCTTCAGCATCAGGCATTAAGACCTTTCCATTTGGAGGCTTCTCTCAGCCAAATGGCGGCCCCCAAGCCCCCTTAAATCAAGGATGA
- a CDS encoding sigma-70 family RNA polymerase sigma factor yields the protein MSEHQAQLYRIAFSYLKNETDALEAVQEVTYRAYMNIHKVKKSEYAKTWLIRIMMNYCLDELRKRGRAQVGLEGLKEPEAPSNLDVSDRLLLEDAVQQLDESYQLIILLKYFHDMTLSEVANSLGIPLGTVKTRLHKALELLRKDLSKGGAAHESYR from the coding sequence ATGTCTGAACATCAGGCCCAGTTGTATCGGATCGCCTTTTCTTATTTGAAAAATGAAACCGATGCACTTGAAGCCGTCCAAGAGGTGACTTACCGCGCCTACATGAATATTCACAAGGTCAAGAAGTCAGAATACGCCAAAACCTGGTTGATTCGGATCATGATGAACTATTGTCTTGATGAGCTGAGAAAACGTGGAAGAGCGCAGGTTGGGCTAGAGGGGCTTAAAGAACCTGAAGCGCCGTCCAACCTTGATGTATCCGATCGATTGCTGCTTGAAGACGCGGTTCAGCAGCTTGATGAATCCTATCAACTGATAATCCTATTAAAATATTTTCATGATATGACCTTAAGCGAGGTGGCGAATAGTTTGGGGATTCCGCTCGGAACAGTGAAGACGCGGCTCCATAAGGCTCTGGAACTATTAAGAAAGGATCTTAGTAAAGGAGGTGCAGCCCATGAATCCTACCGATAA
- a CDS encoding FAD-binding dehydrogenase: MNYDVIVVGAGLSGLVGAAELAKANKKVLLLDQEPEASFGGQAFWSFGGLFLIDSPEQRRMGIKDSRELAWQDWLGTAGFDRLEDEDVWAYKWAEAYIDFASGEKRSWLREHGIRFFPVVGWAERGGYLADGHGNSVPRFHVVWGTGPAIVKPFEEHVREAMMKGLIDYRPRHRVNELIVANGAVKGVHGDRLVESAVPRGEKSSRDVIGDFEFFAEAVLVTSGGIGGNHELVRQNWPARLGKPPEHMLSGVPHHVDGRMLGITEKAGGRIVNRDRMWHYTEGIKNWQSIWPNHGIRILPGPSSIWLSATGERFSSPNFPGFDTLGTLKAITDTGYDYSWFILTQKIIEKEFTLSGSEQNPDLTGKSIKRVLSRVLPGAPPPVQAFLDHGEDFIMANTIDELVAQMNQLSGQNLLDVEKIRNQLLARDREMENAFTKDLQIAAIHVARKYRGDRLSRVASPHKLLDPKNGPLIAVRLHIVSRKTLGGLQTDLAGRVLDLHGNPVPGLYAAGEVSGFGGGGVHGYRALEGTFLGGCLFSGRQAGRSLAKEL, translated from the coding sequence ATGAACTATGATGTCATTGTAGTTGGGGCTGGACTCTCCGGTCTTGTTGGAGCGGCAGAACTCGCGAAGGCCAATAAAAAGGTTCTCCTATTAGATCAAGAACCGGAAGCTTCTTTTGGCGGGCAGGCTTTTTGGTCGTTTGGCGGGCTGTTCTTAATAGATTCTCCCGAGCAAAGACGAATGGGCATCAAAGATTCTAGGGAGCTGGCCTGGCAAGATTGGCTCGGAACAGCAGGGTTTGACCGCCTGGAGGATGAGGACGTGTGGGCCTACAAATGGGCAGAGGCTTACATCGATTTTGCTTCTGGGGAAAAACGAAGCTGGCTTCGTGAACATGGAATCCGCTTCTTTCCAGTCGTTGGCTGGGCTGAGCGCGGTGGCTATTTAGCAGATGGGCATGGCAATTCCGTTCCTCGCTTTCATGTTGTATGGGGGACAGGACCTGCTATTGTGAAGCCATTTGAAGAGCATGTCCGAGAAGCTATGATGAAAGGATTAATAGACTATCGCCCGCGGCATCGCGTCAATGAGTTAATTGTGGCTAATGGTGCGGTTAAAGGGGTTCATGGTGACCGCCTGGTTGAAAGCGCTGTCCCAAGAGGAGAAAAAAGCTCACGTGATGTCATTGGCGATTTTGAGTTTTTTGCAGAAGCTGTACTGGTAACAAGCGGCGGAATCGGCGGGAATCATGAGTTAGTCCGGCAAAATTGGCCCGCAAGACTCGGGAAACCGCCTGAACATATGCTTTCGGGTGTCCCGCACCATGTTGACGGAAGAATGCTCGGCATTACAGAAAAAGCAGGCGGACGCATTGTGAACCGTGACCGTATGTGGCACTACACGGAGGGCATAAAAAATTGGCAGTCGATTTGGCCAAATCATGGGATCCGCATTCTGCCAGGACCTTCTTCCATTTGGTTGAGCGCAACAGGTGAACGTTTTTCTTCACCTAATTTCCCTGGGTTTGACACACTTGGGACGCTAAAGGCCATCACGGATACAGGATATGATTACTCTTGGTTTATTCTGACGCAAAAAATAATAGAAAAAGAGTTTACCCTTTCCGGCTCTGAACAAAACCCTGATCTTACAGGCAAAAGCATTAAGCGCGTCTTATCCAGAGTACTCCCCGGCGCCCCTCCACCCGTCCAAGCCTTCCTGGATCATGGCGAGGATTTTATCATGGCGAATACGATTGATGAGCTTGTCGCACAAATGAATCAGTTATCCGGACAAAACCTGCTTGATGTGGAGAAAATTCGCAATCAATTGCTGGCCCGCGACCGTGAGATGGAGAACGCCTTCACCAAAGATCTCCAAATTGCCGCCATTCATGTGGCCAGAAAGTATCGCGGCGATCGCTTATCCCGTGTTGCCTCGCCGCACAAGCTACTCGATCCAAAAAACGGCCCGTTAATTGCGGTCAGGCTTCATATTGTCAGTCGAAAGACCCTTGGCGGACTCCAAACGGATTTAGCGGGTCGCGTTCTAGATCTTCACGGTAATCCTGTTCCCGGCCTCTATGCCGCAGGAGAAGTCTCAGGATTTGGCGGCGGCGGTGTTCACGGCTATCGGGCACTCGAAGGCACCTTCCTTGGCGGCTGTTTATTTTCAGGAAGGCAAGCGGGGAGATCCCTCGCGAAGGAGCTTTAA
- a CDS encoding GNAT family N-acetyltransferase, whose amino-acid sequence MDLHKGVMTKNLAVEILNWQYEPPYDFYNNEVSDSAIRELIYGGYEVVLNSEDELVGFFCVGGPAQVFAGVLVGVYDEPCTDIGFGMRPDLTGQGNGTAFCSFIIADVKKKYKKKPLRLTVATFNTRAIHLYEKLGFKTYKHFKRDQDEFITMIQK is encoded by the coding sequence ATGGATCTACATAAAGGGGTTATGACGAAGAACCTGGCTGTAGAAATTTTGAATTGGCAGTATGAACCACCATACGATTTTTACAATAATGAAGTATCCGATTCCGCGATCCGTGAGCTGATCTACGGCGGGTATGAGGTCGTTCTGAATTCAGAAGACGAGTTGGTGGGCTTCTTCTGTGTCGGAGGACCAGCTCAAGTTTTTGCAGGCGTCCTTGTTGGGGTTTATGACGAACCCTGCACGGACATAGGCTTCGGCATGCGGCCTGATTTAACAGGACAAGGCAACGGTACCGCTTTTTGTTCCTTTATAATTGCCGACGTAAAAAAGAAATATAAGAAGAAACCGCTACGACTAACCGTTGCCACCTTTAATACCCGTGCCATTCATCTATACGAAAAATTAGGCTTTAAAACCTACAAACACTTTAAACGCGACCAAGACGAATTCATAACCATGATCCAAAAATGA
- a CDS encoding enoyl-CoA hydratase-related protein: MKRVIYDCQDHMASITLNWPEVMNCFNYDTLLELEAIIQDIHTDKSVRAVVITGAGPKAFSAGADLKERRTLAPQEVRRSVKKIGDVFNQVAELPQPTIAAINGYALGGGLELALACDFRYAAEGAYLGLTETSMAIIPGAGGTQRLPRLIGEAKAMELILTAKRLTAEEALQYGLVNKVVKADQLLDSCKELAAAVMKNGPIAVQQAKFAIKNGMNVDLATGLKIESKAYEVTIPTADRVEALKAFNEKRPPKFTGK, translated from the coding sequence GTGAAACGAGTCATCTATGACTGTCAGGATCATATGGCGTCTATAACGTTAAATTGGCCAGAGGTTATGAATTGTTTTAACTATGACACATTATTAGAATTAGAAGCCATTATCCAGGACATTCATACGGACAAAAGCGTTCGGGCGGTTGTGATTACAGGGGCTGGACCAAAGGCTTTTAGTGCTGGCGCTGATCTTAAAGAACGACGTACCTTAGCCCCTCAGGAAGTCCGTCGAAGTGTGAAAAAGATTGGTGACGTGTTTAATCAAGTGGCAGAGCTTCCTCAACCAACCATTGCCGCGATCAATGGCTATGCACTTGGCGGAGGCTTGGAGCTCGCTCTTGCTTGTGACTTTCGCTATGCGGCTGAGGGCGCTTATTTGGGACTGACTGAAACAAGTATGGCCATTATCCCGGGAGCCGGGGGCACACAGCGGTTACCCCGCTTAATTGGTGAGGCGAAAGCCATGGAACTTATTCTAACAGCAAAGCGGCTAACAGCGGAGGAAGCCCTCCAATATGGTCTTGTGAATAAGGTTGTTAAAGCCGACCAGCTATTGGACTCATGTAAGGAGCTTGCCGCAGCCGTCATGAAAAACGGACCAATTGCTGTCCAACAGGCGAAGTTCGCCATTAAAAATGGTATGAATGTCGACCTTGCCACTGGTTTGAAGATTGAATCCAAAGCCTATGAGGTGACCATACCGACAGCGGACCGTGTAGAGGCTCTAAAAGCTTTTAATGAAAAAAGGCCTCCGAAGTTTACAGGTAAATAA
- a CDS encoding DUF4179 domain-containing protein, with protein MNPTDKELERLGESMKELSIPEQLTHSVQLGIEKGKREKRRQRFKKSYRPLLAVAVFLLFVSFAVRISPAFADTVSHIPGLAPFVDYIRGDQSVEDAFSNHYGTPLNLSETKGNTTVTLKQMVADEHRMVIFYTIQSSVSDKKIELDTAPHLYNSHKKVIEGTVEYNFPESKKKEAIHYQELDVNFPENVTDDLTDTLVLKLKVHDQTYLFDLPIDLKKIQAAKKVYKLNQTVSIKNQKMTVNKVTLYPTGVAVDVSYDPTNAMQITDLEDLRLVDENGKSYASIKNGVSAFGIPEDGHQVLFLDSNYFTTPQSLHLKLTKVRAIDKKDKDVVVNLKTKKLIQAPADHLLTLQNAGEGRAVFELKRTKEDNPNRDYQIFDSNFTDASGKSFRIKTTEVSEKADNDPSTEQIELHLPKKSFKEPVTFHIIDYPTRLHGNVDIKIK; from the coding sequence ATGAATCCTACCGATAAAGAGTTAGAAAGATTAGGGGAGTCTATGAAGGAACTTTCAATTCCTGAACAGCTTACTCACTCGGTTCAATTGGGAATAGAGAAAGGAAAGCGTGAAAAGAGGCGTCAGCGATTTAAAAAGAGCTATCGACCACTCCTTGCCGTAGCGGTTTTCTTGCTGTTCGTTTCTTTTGCGGTTCGCATCTCACCTGCCTTTGCTGATACGGTTAGTCATATTCCCGGCCTTGCCCCGTTTGTGGATTATATTCGTGGTGACCAGAGTGTTGAAGACGCCTTTAGTAATCATTACGGCACTCCATTAAACTTATCGGAAACAAAAGGGAACACAACCGTAACTCTAAAACAGATGGTCGCAGATGAGCATCGAATGGTTATTTTTTATACAATCCAGTCATCTGTCTCAGATAAAAAAATTGAACTTGATACAGCTCCTCACCTTTATAATAGTCATAAAAAGGTAATAGAGGGGACTGTTGAATATAATTTTCCGGAATCTAAGAAGAAAGAGGCTATTCATTACCAAGAACTAGATGTTAATTTTCCAGAAAATGTTACGGATGATTTAACAGACACGCTCGTGCTCAAATTAAAAGTCCATGATCAGACGTATTTGTTCGATCTCCCTATTGATCTAAAAAAAATACAGGCAGCTAAAAAAGTCTACAAGTTGAATCAAACCGTTTCGATCAAGAATCAAAAAATGACAGTTAACAAAGTGACACTTTACCCTACCGGTGTTGCGGTTGATGTCTCGTATGATCCGACTAATGCGATGCAGATTACTGATTTGGAAGATTTGCGCCTAGTAGACGAGAATGGAAAATCTTATGCATCCATTAAAAATGGTGTTTCGGCATTCGGTATTCCTGAAGACGGACATCAAGTGTTATTTCTAGACAGCAACTATTTTACGACCCCTCAATCGCTTCACTTAAAATTAACAAAGGTGAGAGCCATTGATAAAAAAGACAAGGATGTTGTGGTCAATCTCAAAACAAAGAAACTGATTCAAGCACCCGCGGATCATCTGCTAACCTTACAAAATGCAGGGGAAGGCAGGGCTGTCTTCGAGTTGAAAAGGACAAAAGAGGATAATCCGAATAGAGATTATCAAATTTTTGATTCAAATTTTACAGATGCTTCAGGCAAATCGTTTCGGATTAAAACCACTGAGGTTAGTGAAAAGGCAGATAATGACCCATCCACAGAACAAATCGAACTCCATTTGCCAAAAAAATCATTTAAGGAGCCCGTCACCTTCCATATCATTGACTATCCAACACGCCTTCATGGTAATGTCGATATTAAAATAAAATAA
- a CDS encoding APC family permease, whose product MASGKLKRQLSFLDLTFIGLGSIVGSGWLFASQKGAITAGPAAWLSWVIGAVAVLLLGFVYAELGGAIPRAGGSVRYGEFSHGPLLGYLSGFASIIAFSSVAGIEVEAVRQYAETWFPQLGSSSPTVLGWFVQFILLLIFFFLNMKSVSLFGKTNTIITAIKFIVPVLTIIVLLTQLKVSNFTSHGFAPMGFSGIEQAVSTSGIIFAFLGFQQAVSFASEAKNPQKSLPLSLLTAVFLSAALYILLQLTFIGATPTSALSGGWAGLHYTSPFANVAAALGLGWLSNVILADAVVSPSGTANIYLSATSRVIFAWAKGGTFFKKFGEIDDKTGVPRPALILAFILSVFFTLPFPSWDQLVGVVSSATVLTYIMGPVSMHAFRKTAPDLYRPYKLKGYQVISPLAFVIASLIVYWTGWHTDSWLLGMSIVMYAIFFFIKNSHSKVTMRQQIKSSAWLMAYYIAMFILSYLGTFDGGQNIIQGPYDQIIVAVVSLIIYYWGVNTGLPQANFETEEEAA is encoded by the coding sequence ATGGCATCAGGAAAACTCAAACGTCAATTATCTTTTTTAGATCTTACTTTTATTGGTTTAGGATCCATCGTTGGATCAGGCTGGCTCTTTGCTTCACAAAAAGGAGCCATAACAGCAGGGCCTGCCGCTTGGCTCTCATGGGTCATCGGTGCAGTTGCTGTCTTATTACTCGGCTTTGTATACGCTGAGCTTGGAGGAGCGATTCCTCGTGCAGGCGGAAGTGTCCGATATGGAGAATTCTCTCACGGACCGCTCCTTGGTTATCTTTCAGGCTTTGCTTCGATCATTGCTTTTTCAAGTGTCGCTGGAATTGAAGTAGAAGCTGTCCGTCAATATGCGGAAACATGGTTTCCACAGCTTGGGAGCAGTTCTCCAACCGTTCTAGGCTGGTTCGTCCAATTTATTTTACTGCTGATCTTCTTCTTTTTAAATATGAAGTCTGTATCACTCTTTGGTAAAACCAATACGATCATTACAGCGATCAAGTTCATTGTCCCTGTTCTAACGATCATTGTTCTTCTTACACAATTAAAAGTGTCTAACTTTACATCTCACGGCTTTGCCCCAATGGGTTTCTCAGGGATTGAGCAGGCCGTCTCAACATCTGGTATTATCTTTGCATTCCTAGGCTTTCAACAAGCCGTTAGTTTTGCATCTGAAGCGAAGAACCCGCAGAAGTCTCTGCCATTATCTCTATTAACGGCGGTCTTCTTATCTGCTGCTCTTTATATTTTGCTTCAGCTTACCTTTATTGGGGCAACCCCAACGTCAGCATTAAGCGGCGGCTGGGCAGGCTTACACTATACGTCACCATTTGCTAACGTGGCTGCAGCTCTAGGTCTCGGCTGGTTATCTAATGTGATTTTAGCGGATGCTGTCGTTTCACCAAGCGGTACTGCTAACATCTATCTTTCTGCTACTTCACGTGTCATTTTTGCTTGGGCAAAGGGTGGAACCTTCTTCAAAAAGTTTGGAGAAATCGATGACAAAACAGGTGTTCCAAGACCCGCTCTTATCCTAGCTTTTATTTTATCTGTATTCTTTACACTCCCATTTCCATCATGGGATCAGCTGGTTGGAGTTGTCTCCTCAGCAACCGTCTTAACTTATATTATGGGCCCTGTTTCTATGCATGCCTTCCGCAAAACAGCCCCAGACTTATATCGTCCTTATAAACTAAAAGGCTACCAAGTTATTTCACCGCTTGCCTTTGTCATTGCGTCACTAATTGTCTATTGGACAGGCTGGCACACTGATTCGTGGTTACTCGGCATGTCAATCGTCATGTATGCAATCTTTTTCTTTATCAAAAATAGCCATTCCAAGGTGACAATGCGTCAACAAATTAAATCCTCGGCTTGGTTAATGGCCTACTATATAGCCATGTTCATCCTGTCTTACCTTGGCACCTTTGACGGCGGTCAGAACATCATTCAAGGGCCGTATGATCAAATCATTGTCGCTGTTGTATCACTCATCATCTACTATTGGGGCGTCAACACAGGCCTTCCTCAAGCAAACTTTGAAACAGAGGAAGAAGCGGCCTAA
- a CDS encoding HAD family hydrolase, producing MISTILFDVDGVILSEERCFDASALTLHELLFSSNYLGLKGEVFTTDLTNSEITAIREHVFQNDDVLNFMKSLGTNSNWDMVYLTFSYQLILLLDALKNARKELIDTAFESGFDQPFLKQLGEAANQELFHPQFNSFVSDLSRFSEEPDLFKRLDAFTEERLGKTTNRFSAREPLWTIGQQAYQEYYLGSRRFEELTGTQAIDSTKSGFLDDEIPLLPPEELVSLFSSLKSKGFTIGVGTGRPFIETEVPLRLLGIWELFESDRIVTATDMETYKEKHPEWGALSKPHPLTYLIGYFKWQPDVETIYSLPLPIEQAQDLLIVGDSLADLIAARAIGAQFAAVLTGLSGQTARSTFEKHQADFILNDLSELPTILPK from the coding sequence ATGATCAGCACAATACTGTTTGACGTTGATGGTGTGATTTTAAGTGAGGAAAGATGTTTTGATGCTTCAGCCTTGACCTTGCATGAACTCCTTTTCAGCTCAAATTATTTAGGGCTTAAAGGAGAGGTTTTCACCACAGATTTGACCAATTCGGAAATAACAGCAATAAGAGAACATGTCTTTCAAAACGATGACGTACTGAATTTCATGAAATCACTTGGAACCAACTCGAACTGGGATATGGTCTATCTCACCTTTTCCTACCAGCTTATTTTACTATTAGATGCTTTAAAAAACGCTAGAAAAGAACTCATCGATACAGCATTTGAGTCAGGTTTTGATCAGCCGTTTTTAAAACAACTTGGCGAGGCGGCTAATCAGGAATTGTTTCACCCTCAATTCAATTCATTTGTTTCCGACTTAAGCCGTTTTTCAGAGGAACCTGATTTATTTAAACGGCTTGATGCCTTTACCGAGGAGCGTCTCGGGAAAACAACGAACCGGTTTTCAGCACGTGAACCGTTGTGGACAATTGGTCAACAGGCTTATCAGGAATACTACCTTGGGAGCAGGCGCTTTGAAGAACTAACTGGCACCCAAGCAATCGATTCGACTAAATCTGGGTTTCTCGATGATGAAATTCCGCTGCTTCCTCCAGAAGAACTCGTAAGCCTTTTTAGTTCATTAAAATCAAAGGGCTTTACAATCGGCGTCGGCACAGGACGACCTTTTATTGAGACCGAAGTTCCGCTTCGTCTGCTGGGGATTTGGGAGCTTTTTGAGTCCGACCGGATTGTAACCGCCACTGACATGGAAACCTATAAAGAGAAGCATCCGGAATGGGGGGCACTCTCGAAACCTCATCCATTGACCTACTTAATCGGTTATTTTAAATGGCAGCCTGATGTGGAGACGATTTACTCCCTTCCTCTTCCCATCGAACAGGCCCAGGACCTCTTAATCGTCGGAGATTCGTTAGCCGACCTAATCGCTGCCCGGGCCATTGGGGCTCAATTTGCCGCCGTCTTAACCGGCTTATCTGGACAAACAGCACGAAGCACCTTCGAGAAACATCAAGCCGACTTCATTTTAAATGATCTCAGTGAATTGCCGACCATTTTACCAAAATAA